In Treponema denticola, one genomic interval encodes:
- the trmD gene encoding tRNA (guanosine(37)-N1)-methyltransferase TrmD, protein MRFDVLTLFPEIPEAFFKTSIMAKAVEKGIISCNLVNIRDFAFDKHRSCDDIVYGGGAGMLLLPEPLSLALDSVNASSKRVIYVTPSGKPFNQELAKELSSEEALVFVCGRYEGIDQRIIDEYVDDEISVGDYVMSSGELAALVIIDAVYRLIDGVISGESLEEESFSGFLLEYPQYTRPRNFKGREVPEVLLSGHHLNIHKWRLKKRIEKTLKTRPDLIEKARNCGMWTKEAEKILKEFENE, encoded by the coding sequence ATGAGATTCGATGTGCTGACCTTATTCCCCGAAATACCCGAAGCTTTTTTTAAAACTTCGATTATGGCCAAGGCTGTAGAAAAGGGAATTATTAGCTGCAACTTGGTAAACATCAGAGACTTTGCTTTTGACAAGCACCGCTCATGCGATGACATTGTTTACGGCGGAGGGGCAGGAATGTTACTTTTGCCGGAACCTTTGAGCCTCGCATTGGACTCGGTTAATGCTTCTTCAAAACGGGTAATATATGTTACCCCGTCAGGGAAGCCTTTTAACCAAGAGCTGGCAAAAGAGCTTTCGTCAGAAGAGGCTCTCGTCTTTGTCTGCGGAAGATATGAAGGAATCGATCAGAGAATAATCGACGAGTATGTTGATGATGAAATCTCGGTCGGCGACTATGTTATGTCCTCAGGCGAGCTTGCAGCCCTAGTGATAATCGATGCGGTTTACCGCCTGATAGACGGAGTTATTTCCGGCGAGTCGCTTGAAGAAGAAAGTTTTTCAGGATTTTTGCTTGAGTACCCGCAATATACAAGACCAAGAAATTTTAAGGGAAGAGAGGTTCCCGAAGTGCTCCTTTCAGGACACCATCTAAATATCCATAAGTGGAGGCTAAAAAAGCGTATCGAAAAAACGCTTAAAACGAGGCCCGACCTTATCGAAAAGGCAAGAAATTGCGGGATGTGGACAAAGGAAGCAGAAAAAATACTTAAGGAGTTTGAAAATGAGTGA
- a CDS encoding KH domain-containing protein — translation MQKDLIEYIAKSLVDDPSAVTVSESENEKGTVIELKVASSDIGKVIGKQGRIAKSIRTLLSASAGKSGKRYSLEIVD, via the coding sequence ATGCAAAAAGATTTAATAGAATACATTGCTAAATCCCTCGTTGATGATCCTTCCGCCGTAACGGTATCGGAAAGTGAAAACGAAAAGGGAACAGTCATCGAGCTTAAAGTAGCCTCGAGCGACATCGGCAAGGTAATCGGAAAGCAGGGAAGAATCGCAAAGTCGATCAGAACCTTGCTGAGCGCAAGTGCAGGAAAGTCGGGAAAGCGTTATTCGCTTGAAATTGTAGACTAA
- a CDS encoding SanA/YdcF family protein encodes MKSKSIKKIALCTIFLFALILIGIVSINIYMLNYSKPYIYKNISGLPEKYVVIVPGAKVYKNTVSHVVRDRIEAAVNCLKNQKAERVLISGDHGRKGYDEVNRMRIFMQDIYGTDENLIFMDHAGFSTYETMYRAREIFCVEDAVVVTQAFHTARAVYIGRKLGLDVIAYEAPEVLKYSRETRISWEIREALARVKTFFLVMFNVKPTFLGKKIPITGNAKDTWDF; translated from the coding sequence ATGAAATCTAAATCCATAAAAAAAATAGCCTTATGCACTATTTTTCTTTTTGCTTTAATTTTAATAGGAATTGTAAGTATAAACATCTACATGCTTAACTATTCGAAACCTTATATTTATAAAAACATTTCCGGCTTGCCGGAAAAATATGTTGTAATCGTACCCGGAGCTAAGGTATATAAAAACACGGTTTCGCATGTTGTGAGGGATAGGATCGAAGCCGCCGTAAATTGTTTAAAAAACCAAAAAGCCGAAAGGGTTTTGATTTCAGGCGACCACGGAAGAAAGGGCTATGATGAGGTAAACAGAATGCGTATTTTTATGCAGGATATTTACGGCACTGATGAGAATCTAATCTTTATGGATCATGCAGGTTTTTCTACATATGAAACAATGTACCGTGCTCGGGAAATCTTTTGTGTTGAAGATGCTGTTGTGGTAACACAGGCCTTCCATACTGCAAGAGCCGTCTACATAGGAAGAAAATTAGGCCTCGATGTCATAGCCTATGAAGCTCCTGAGGTTTTAAAGTACAGCAGGGAAACCCGTATAAGCTGGGAAATAAGAGAAGCCTTGGCAAGGGTAAAAACTTTCTTTTTGGTAATGTTCAATGTGAAGCCTACATTCCTCGGTAAGAAGATACCTATAACGGGAAATGCAAAAGACACATGGGATTTTTAA
- a CDS encoding ATP-dependent helicase, translating into MAQPDYLNILNEEQLAAVKHQGSPLLILAGAGSGKTRVITTKIAYLIGEHNIEPERILAVTFTNKAAKEMSERASHLDKRAERAMIRTFHSFGAWILRMYAEWAGLSHNFTIYDDDDALSLLTQASPALTKNAARGIIKKISRAKDYCLLPDDPLLQEVDPNPEFAKIYAEYQKRLKETGNVDFGDLIMIPVMLLKENPQIRASLQNRFSVIMVDEYQDSNIAQFEFLKVLTGENTYICVVGDDDQSIYRFRGAEVQNILTFADTFKNTKIIRLEKNYRSYSEILAVADSVVKKNTGRLGKTLVAERGKGQKPHIYFLPNQETEAELCARLISQEVENGGAYSDWAVLYRTNAQSLNFETDFLHKKIPYQVIGTLKFYEREEIKDALAVLALISNGRDEVALRRIINKPARGVGEITQKKLIDLSRELMFSQKSDELSLESKDDYISAISALINSVSLTKKAKEGLKNFLNTIKELRSIIEAGDIFFKKEEPKGEGLAPFIYEVLKQSGFAEYYESVDSASGTQKTANLNELANTASLYDFSVKGLNEFLEHIELDRSLAESEEKKDSVNLITIHNTKGLEFKNVIITGLETGVFPRDNGNFDELEEERRLMYVACTRAKDALYMTSCSSRRLYGSLTFTQPSRFIFEIDQGLVNISEASSSYSTFSGSFGKQIPTDFSTKKEEHPLLSKWKKGEKIYHDDYGYGAIIKADASSGELVVNIQFETGLIKRFMPEYQSNDMTIIKDM; encoded by the coding sequence TTGGCTCAACCGGATTATTTGAACATTCTTAATGAAGAGCAGCTTGCGGCTGTTAAGCATCAGGGTTCTCCTCTTTTGATTCTTGCGGGAGCGGGCTCAGGGAAGACCCGGGTTATTACTACCAAGATTGCATACCTTATTGGCGAACATAATATCGAACCTGAACGCATCCTCGCCGTAACATTTACAAACAAGGCAGCCAAAGAAATGTCCGAAAGAGCATCTCATCTGGATAAAAGAGCAGAGCGGGCAATGATCCGAACCTTTCATTCATTTGGAGCATGGATTTTACGCATGTATGCGGAATGGGCAGGGCTTTCACATAATTTTACAATCTATGATGATGACGACGCTCTTTCCCTTTTAACCCAAGCCTCTCCCGCCCTTACAAAAAATGCGGCCCGCGGTATCATAAAAAAAATTTCGCGTGCAAAGGATTATTGCCTTCTCCCCGATGATCCGCTTTTGCAGGAAGTTGATCCTAATCCCGAGTTTGCAAAAATCTATGCCGAATATCAAAAGAGGTTAAAAGAAACCGGAAACGTAGACTTCGGGGATCTTATCATGATTCCTGTTATGCTCTTAAAAGAAAATCCGCAAATCAGGGCATCTCTTCAAAACCGTTTTTCCGTAATAATGGTCGATGAATATCAGGACTCGAACATAGCCCAATTTGAATTCTTAAAAGTCCTCACGGGAGAAAATACCTATATCTGTGTTGTAGGAGATGATGACCAATCGATCTACCGTTTCCGCGGCGCCGAAGTTCAAAACATATTAACCTTTGCAGATACTTTTAAAAACACGAAGATAATAAGACTCGAAAAAAATTACCGTTCATATTCGGAAATTCTTGCGGTAGCAGATTCCGTTGTAAAAAAGAATACGGGCCGTCTCGGTAAAACCCTTGTGGCCGAAAGAGGAAAGGGACAAAAGCCTCATATTTATTTTTTGCCTAATCAGGAAACCGAGGCGGAACTTTGTGCCCGCCTTATATCGCAAGAAGTCGAAAACGGAGGAGCATATTCCGACTGGGCTGTCTTGTACAGGACTAACGCCCAATCCTTAAATTTTGAAACGGATTTTTTACACAAAAAAATTCCCTATCAGGTTATAGGTACTTTAAAATTTTATGAGCGGGAAGAAATAAAAGATGCACTTGCCGTTCTTGCTCTTATCTCAAACGGAAGGGACGAGGTGGCTTTAAGGCGTATCATAAATAAGCCTGCACGAGGTGTAGGAGAAATTACTCAAAAAAAATTAATCGATCTTTCTCGGGAACTTATGTTCTCTCAAAAAAGCGATGAGCTCAGCTTGGAATCCAAGGACGATTATATCTCGGCCATATCTGCCCTCATTAATTCAGTCTCCCTCACAAAAAAAGCAAAAGAAGGCTTAAAGAATTTTTTAAACACAATAAAAGAATTACGCAGTATAATAGAAGCCGGAGACATCTTTTTTAAAAAAGAAGAACCGAAGGGCGAAGGCTTGGCGCCTTTTATCTATGAGGTTTTAAAACAATCGGGCTTCGCCGAATATTACGAATCGGTAGACTCGGCATCCGGCACCCAAAAGACTGCAAACTTAAACGAGCTTGCAAACACGGCCTCTCTTTACGATTTTTCGGTAAAGGGCTTAAACGAATTTTTAGAGCACATCGAATTGGATAGAAGCCTTGCCGAGTCCGAAGAAAAAAAAGATTCCGTAAACCTCATTACCATTCATAATACAAAAGGCTTGGAATTTAAAAACGTAATTATCACGGGCCTTGAAACGGGAGTATTCCCCCGAGACAACGGAAACTTTGATGAGCTTGAAGAAGAAAGAAGACTTATGTATGTAGCCTGCACCCGTGCAAAGGATGCTCTCTACATGACAAGCTGCTCCTCGCGCCGCCTTTACGGCAGCCTGACATTTACCCAGCCAAGCCGCTTTATCTTCGAAATAGATCAAGGTCTAGTAAACATCTCGGAGGCCTCATCTTCTTATTCTACTTTTTCTGGCAGCTTCGGGAAACAAATACCTACCGATTTTAGCACAAAAAAAGAAGAACACCCCCTCCTTTCCAAATGGAAGAAGGGAGAAAAAATTTATCACGACGATTACGGCTACGGGGCAATAATTAAGGCCGATGCTTCAAGCGGAGAACTTGTAGTAAACATCCAATTTGAAACCGGTCTTATAAAACGCTTTATGCCGGAATACCAATCAAACGATATGACAATAATAAAGGATATGTAA
- a CDS encoding DUF4160 domain-containing protein, with protein sequence MPIYLRTAGYKIYFWSNEYGEAIHFHVTKGNPSKNDTKIWVLSNGSFKLAHNKGKIPEKDLTRIFSAMQSYYFDFINFWKTYHDSEVQFYN encoded by the coding sequence ATGCCCATATATCTCCGTACTGCAGGTTATAAAATTTATTTTTGGTCAAATGAATACGGTGAAGCTATTCATTTTCATGTCACAAAGGGCAATCCAAGCAAAAATGATACAAAAATTTGGGTTTTATCGAATGGGTCTTTTAAATTAGCTCACAATAAGGGTAAAATTCCTGAGAAAGATTTGACCCGCATTTTTTCTGCTATGCAAAGTTACTATTTTGACTTTATAAATTTTTGGAAAACATATCATGACTCAGAAGTACAATTTTATAATTAA
- the rpsP gene encoding 30S ribosomal protein S16, translated as MVKIRLKRLGTKKRPYYRIVVQDVREPRNGKTIDEVGIYHPIETAEKQISFDADRVRNWLGKGAQPTDTVRRLLNKKEFTL; from the coding sequence GTGGTAAAAATCAGACTAAAAAGACTCGGAACTAAAAAACGCCCTTATTATCGAATTGTTGTTCAGGATGTAAGAGAACCCCGAAACGGCAAAACCATCGATGAAGTCGGCATTTATCATCCGATCGAAACGGCAGAAAAACAGATTTCTTTTGATGCTGATAGGGTTAGAAACTGGTTGGGAAAAGGTGCACAGCCCACCGACACAGTTAGACGTTTACTTAACAAAAAAGAATTCACTCTATAA
- the rimM gene encoding ribosome maturation factor RimM (Essential for efficient processing of 16S rRNA): MDLLATGRIRGTFGVEGFVKVESFSGEYEHFLSFDRVFLSILKEKLREQKYKDGWFEIEEVNLRKADALVKFKGIDNPEAAKCLTGSELFIPRDKAAPLDEGEVYVHDLCNCNLVCEGTLVGKITSVAEGGGGYLLEIAGKTSEAAAESSFYVPFNKEFIGKIDLKAKTVELMHRWILE; the protein is encoded by the coding sequence ATGGATTTGCTTGCAACAGGGCGAATCCGCGGCACCTTCGGGGTCGAAGGATTTGTAAAAGTTGAAAGTTTTTCCGGGGAATACGAGCATTTTTTAAGTTTTGACAGAGTTTTTTTAAGTATTCTTAAGGAAAAATTAAGAGAGCAAAAATATAAAGACGGCTGGTTTGAAATTGAAGAAGTTAATTTAAGAAAGGCCGATGCTCTTGTAAAATTTAAGGGGATAGACAACCCCGAAGCCGCCAAGTGTTTGACGGGTTCGGAATTGTTTATTCCTAGGGACAAGGCTGCTCCCCTTGATGAGGGCGAAGTTTATGTCCATGATCTTTGTAATTGTAATCTTGTATGCGAAGGAACTCTTGTTGGAAAAATAACAAGTGTAGCAGAAGGCGGAGGCGGTTACCTCTTAGAAATAGCCGGCAAAACCTCCGAGGCTGCTGCGGAATCGAGCTTTTATGTTCCCTTTAATAAGGAATTTATCGGAAAAATCGACTTAAAAGCCAAAACCGTGGAGCTCATGCACCGCTGGATTCTTGAATGA